The Parashewanella tropica genome window below encodes:
- a CDS encoding S9 family peptidase: MVTASVAMVPVSEAAKPLTLQDIMKFESLTKPVISDNGLTLAVEAKPDRGDSRVIVKLLSSQKHFDIQDAARPKVSADGRFVAMVKTVPLLKRATADAKQKKKLKAGLILLDTQTGEQKVFKKVKSFEFNEAGSHLLVRLDGFSKSKNKDEAEKDKKAESKGEDKKQPKVDKFDKGYTVKLLALQKGTDTEFKNVTSYQFDKAGKGLVLAINNVKDKQHKLERIDLASNQAKSLFNSDTLQLGSVATSNDGKWAAFTAGKAEDLPYGREYQLNLVSLEDGNITSFASTNDWKLNRYSKLSFSKDSSRLFFGRVPEVSQQLKLAKIKTANDLYNINIIDDERKLRVWNGEDPLIKPNEIKQYKNELKRTYLAVLDLGKQAITQLADPKVKNVQMSEQPTRLLAKTDKPYQKMITWAGFYSDYYLVDIGSGKQTKVLTQYPTYWQPSLSPEGNYLAYYYLGNIYLYDVANKTKTNVSKGLKVGFANEDHDYPSNPPGYGFGPWIDGEKAVLVYDKYDVWRLDIANGKMTKLTNGRKQGVQFRVTGLPKSDVPTWLKSDEKVLLKGYNDRTKSDDFYRLNLAGGTEQLSAEPVKLKVLARSKDAKTLVYSKERYDLFPDLFAAKDYLNPQQAEQQTDLNKQIEPFNWGSSELVQWTNSDGKPLDGVLIKPANYQDGKRVPVLVYYYRFMSDRLHSFPDMKINHRPNFAWFVDNGYAVFLPDIRFEVGYPGPSSVKALTSGVQHLIDIGVADPKAIGIQGHSWAGYQTAYAVTQTNIFAAAVSGAPVSNMTSAYSGIRHASGLARQFQYETGQSRIGKPLYADPLKYIENSPVFYADRIHTPMMIMFGDKDGAVPWEQGVEMYLAMRRAGKDVVMLQYQNEPHHLKQYPNKLDYSIKMMQYFDHYLKGKPAPKWLSQGEPYYEYKKN; the protein is encoded by the coding sequence ATGGTTACAGCTTCGGTAGCCATGGTTCCTGTGAGTGAGGCTGCTAAGCCGCTGACACTCCAAGATATAATGAAATTTGAGTCTTTAACTAAGCCAGTCATTTCAGATAATGGCTTAACATTGGCTGTTGAAGCTAAGCCTGATAGAGGCGATAGTCGAGTCATTGTGAAGTTACTTTCGTCACAAAAGCACTTTGATATTCAAGATGCAGCTCGTCCCAAAGTCAGTGCTGATGGTCGATTTGTAGCGATGGTCAAAACAGTTCCGCTTTTAAAGCGTGCAACTGCAGATGCCAAGCAAAAGAAAAAACTAAAAGCAGGGCTTATCTTACTTGATACTCAAACCGGTGAGCAGAAGGTATTTAAAAAGGTTAAATCGTTTGAATTTAACGAGGCTGGCTCACATTTGTTGGTTCGTTTAGATGGTTTCAGTAAAAGTAAAAATAAAGACGAAGCGGAAAAAGACAAAAAAGCAGAGTCTAAAGGCGAAGATAAAAAGCAGCCTAAAGTCGATAAATTCGACAAAGGCTATACCGTAAAGCTGTTAGCTCTACAAAAAGGTACCGATACCGAATTCAAAAACGTTACCTCCTACCAGTTTGATAAGGCTGGTAAAGGTTTAGTGCTGGCGATTAATAATGTTAAAGATAAACAGCATAAATTAGAGCGTATCGATTTGGCAAGTAACCAAGCAAAGTCATTGTTCAACTCTGATACCCTGCAACTTGGTAGTGTGGCAACATCAAACGATGGAAAATGGGCTGCATTTACTGCAGGCAAAGCTGAAGACTTACCTTATGGTCGTGAATATCAGTTAAACCTCGTGTCACTGGAAGACGGTAACATCACTTCTTTTGCCAGTACTAACGATTGGAAGCTTAACCGCTACAGTAAACTCTCGTTTTCTAAAGACAGTTCTCGCTTGTTCTTCGGCCGTGTGCCGGAAGTCAGTCAACAGTTAAAATTAGCTAAAATTAAAACGGCTAATGATTTATACAATATCAATATCATTGATGATGAGCGCAAGCTAAGAGTGTGGAATGGTGAAGATCCACTGATCAAGCCGAATGAAATCAAGCAATATAAAAATGAGTTAAAGCGTACTTATTTGGCGGTATTGGATCTTGGCAAACAGGCAATTACTCAACTTGCTGATCCTAAGGTCAAAAATGTTCAAATGAGTGAGCAGCCTACTCGACTATTGGCAAAAACCGATAAGCCCTATCAAAAAATGATCACTTGGGCTGGGTTCTATAGTGATTACTACCTTGTGGATATCGGCTCAGGTAAACAAACTAAGGTTTTGACTCAATACCCAACTTATTGGCAGCCGTCTTTATCGCCAGAAGGGAATTACTTAGCTTATTACTACCTAGGAAATATTTATCTTTATGATGTTGCCAATAAAACCAAAACAAATGTGTCTAAAGGCTTAAAAGTTGGATTTGCCAACGAAGATCACGATTATCCATCTAATCCTCCCGGATATGGTTTTGGACCTTGGATTGATGGTGAAAAAGCGGTTTTAGTTTATGACAAATATGATGTTTGGCGCTTAGATATTGCCAATGGCAAAATGACCAAATTGACGAATGGTCGTAAGCAGGGTGTTCAATTTCGAGTTACAGGATTGCCTAAATCGGATGTACCAACATGGTTGAAGTCTGATGAGAAGGTGTTGTTAAAAGGCTATAACGACCGAACTAAGTCTGATGATTTTTATCGTCTTAACTTAGCTGGTGGCACTGAGCAATTGTCCGCAGAACCCGTGAAGCTAAAGGTACTTGCGCGTAGTAAAGATGCCAAGACTTTAGTTTACTCTAAAGAGCGTTATGATCTGTTTCCTGATCTATTTGCAGCGAAAGATTACTTAAATCCCCAGCAAGCCGAGCAACAAACTGATCTGAATAAACAGATTGAGCCATTCAACTGGGGGAGTTCTGAGTTAGTTCAGTGGACCAACTCTGATGGTAAGCCATTAGATGGCGTGCTTATCAAGCCTGCAAATTATCAAGACGGCAAACGTGTACCCGTGCTTGTGTATTACTACCGCTTTATGAGCGACCGTTTACATTCATTTCCTGATATGAAGATCAACCACAGACCAAATTTTGCTTGGTTTGTCGACAATGGTTATGCGGTATTCTTGCCGGATATTCGTTTTGAAGTGGGTTATCCGGGACCATCATCGGTTAAGGCACTGACTTCAGGTGTACAGCATTTAATTGATATAGGAGTGGCAGATCCGAAAGCCATTGGTATTCAAGGGCACTCTTGGGCGGGTTATCAAACCGCTTATGCTGTGACGCAAACCAATATCTTTGCCGCAGCAGTGAGTGGTGCACCCGTTTCAAATATGACCAGTGCTTACAGTGGTATTCGTCATGCCTCTGGTTTAGCACGCCAGTTCCAATATGAAACAGGACAAAGTCGTATTGGTAAACCGCTTTATGCTGATCCATTAAAGTACATCGAAAACTCACCAGTATTCTATGCGGATAGAATCCACACGCCGATGATGATCATGTTTGGTGATAAAGATGGTGCCGTGCCGTGGGAGCAAGGGGTTGAGATGTACTTAGCCATGCGCCGAGCAGGTAAAGATGTCGTTATGCTGCAATATCAAAATGAGCCTCATCATTTGAAGCAATATCCAAATAAATTGGATTATTCTATTAAGATGATGCAGTATTTCGATCATTATCTAAAAGGTAAGCCTGCGCCGAAATGGCTAAGTCAAGGTGAGCCTTACTACGAGTACAAGAAGAACTGA
- a CDS encoding DUF3147 family protein, protein MYWIITKYLITAAVIVAVSEIAKRSDKLGALTAALPMVTILALIWMNIEGQSTEKLDNHAWYTFWYVVPTLPMFLAFPYLHARFSFWITLGICALISIVCFWGFSWFAKLFGVNLL, encoded by the coding sequence ATGTATTGGATCATCACCAAATATTTAATCACAGCGGCTGTAATTGTTGCTGTGTCTGAAATAGCTAAACGTAGTGACAAGCTTGGAGCACTTACCGCCGCCTTGCCCATGGTCACAATCCTAGCGCTTATTTGGATGAATATTGAAGGTCAGAGTACCGAAAAACTCGATAATCATGCTTGGTATACCTTTTGGTATGTTGTTCCTACTCTTCCTATGTTTCTTGCATTTCCATACCTTCATGCTCGATTCAGTTTTTGGATAACCCTAGGCATTTGTGCACTCATTTCAATTGTGTGTTTTTGGGGATTCTCATGGTTTGCCAAACTATTTGGCGTAAATTTGCTTTAA
- a CDS encoding DUF3192 domain-containing protein, with protein sequence MKSKVPLIVGIGFAVYTVFVAVAMTNYEPKISDMDWEDRQAHNQHALTQLSLGQHIELVRSKLGTADFSEAKVSDGKKMLVLFYRTHKGKSDGKTTRDECTPLLFVNDHLAAWGTDTFQQYLDAELTI encoded by the coding sequence ATGAAGTCAAAAGTACCCCTTATCGTTGGCATCGGTTTTGCGGTTTATACCGTTTTTGTTGCTGTTGCCATGACAAATTATGAGCCCAAAATATCAGATATGGACTGGGAAGATAGGCAAGCTCATAACCAACACGCCCTTACCCAACTGAGCCTAGGTCAACATATTGAACTCGTCAGAAGTAAGCTAGGAACCGCAGATTTCAGTGAAGCCAAGGTCAGTGATGGTAAAAAAATGTTAGTGTTGTTTTATCGGACTCATAAAGGTAAATCTGACGGTAAGACCACCAGAGATGAGTGTACGCCGCTATTATTCGTAAATGATCACTTAGCAGCGTGGGGCACGGATACCTTCCAACAATACCTTGATGCAGAGTTAACAATTTAA
- the xni gene encoding flap endonuclease Xni yields the protein MNRLLIIDALNLIRRMHATQPDESDMNALCLRLVSATQKLIKYHSPTHLVFVWEGSQESWRKELYQDYKKGRKPMPEALTKGLEQIKNEFDGRGWHNLTAESEADDAIATLATKLAEHDGEAVIVSTDAGFSQLLHPSIKQWDHYAQQYFDVQKLEQKYGVEQNQFLEFWALAGSSGNKIPGIAGIGPKSAAELLKTFRSIANIYNSLDTLGEKQAKKLADGKEMARISYKLSKMVTNSPLKARLSDFRIN from the coding sequence ATGAATCGACTGCTGATTATTGACGCCCTTAACCTGATCCGTCGGATGCATGCAACTCAGCCAGATGAATCCGATATGAATGCTCTGTGTCTGAGATTAGTGTCGGCAACCCAAAAGCTGATCAAATATCACTCCCCTACTCATCTAGTGTTTGTTTGGGAAGGCAGTCAAGAGTCATGGCGCAAGGAGCTTTATCAAGACTACAAAAAAGGTCGTAAGCCTATGCCTGAAGCGTTAACAAAAGGGCTTGAGCAGATAAAAAATGAATTTGATGGTCGAGGTTGGCACAACCTAACCGCAGAATCGGAAGCGGATGATGCGATTGCAACACTCGCAACCAAATTAGCTGAACACGATGGTGAAGCTGTTATTGTTTCAACTGATGCTGGTTTTAGCCAGTTATTACACCCAAGTATTAAACAGTGGGATCACTATGCCCAGCAATATTTTGATGTTCAAAAGCTAGAGCAGAAATATGGTGTTGAGCAAAATCAATTTTTAGAATTTTGGGCTCTAGCTGGTTCAAGTGGCAATAAGATCCCAGGTATTGCAGGCATAGGTCCAAAATCTGCAGCTGAACTTTTAAAGACTTTTCGTAGTATTGCTAATATCTACAATTCTCTGGACACACTGGGCGAGAAACAAGCCAAAAAACTCGCTGATGGGAAGGAAATGGCTCGAATCAGCTATAAACTTTCAAAAATGGTTACAAACTCTCCATTGAAAGCTCGATTAAGTGACTTTAGAATAAATTAA
- the ppnN gene encoding nucleotide 5'-monophosphate nucleosidase PpnN, whose protein sequence is MRKYISPRGSMELMSQFEVKRLKHSASSELYQLFRRCSLAVLCAGLQSDSDEDLFSLHQDFEIHVIQQARGVKLELVNPPAQAFVDGKIIAGTQELLFSVLRDIVYLSNKYDNIKNLDLSNPSHITNVVFDILRNAKAIAKRSFPNIVVCWGGHSIRQHEYLYTKEVGYQMGLRGLDICTGCGPGAMKGPMKGATIGHAKQRNYQARYIGLTEPSIIASEPPNQIVNELVTLPDIEKRLEAFIRLGHGVVIFPGGAGTAEELLYLLGILLDPKNKDYPVPVVLTGPTESADYFKEIDDFIGNTLGTEAQNKYQIIIDDPKAVAQLMATSMSDVKQYRRSTNDSYHFAWELYIDPQFQQPFIPTHKNVGELTLEFDMEKAELAANLRRAFSAVVAGNVKGETIQLIKEHGPFHINGDKKLMAMMDKLLSAFVDQQRMKLPGSKYTPCYQVNK, encoded by the coding sequence ATGAGAAAATACATCAGTCCCCGAGGCAGTATGGAGCTAATGTCTCAATTCGAGGTAAAGCGACTTAAACACAGTGCGTCAAGCGAGTTATACCAGCTATTCCGACGTTGCTCCTTGGCCGTATTATGTGCAGGTTTACAATCTGACAGTGATGAAGACCTCTTCTCTCTCCACCAAGATTTTGAAATCCACGTTATTCAACAAGCTCGTGGTGTAAAGCTTGAGTTGGTCAACCCTCCTGCTCAAGCATTTGTCGATGGCAAAATCATTGCCGGTACTCAAGAATTACTATTCAGTGTACTTCGCGATATTGTCTACTTAAGTAACAAGTACGATAACATTAAAAATTTAGACCTTAGCAACCCCTCCCACATCACTAACGTAGTATTCGATATTTTACGCAACGCTAAGGCCATTGCTAAACGAAGTTTCCCTAATATCGTGGTTTGCTGGGGTGGTCATAGTATTAGACAGCATGAGTACCTCTACACGAAAGAGGTAGGTTATCAAATGGGACTTCGAGGTCTCGATATTTGCACAGGCTGTGGACCCGGTGCCATGAAAGGCCCCATGAAAGGGGCAACAATCGGTCATGCTAAACAACGAAATTATCAAGCTCGTTATATCGGTTTAACTGAACCAAGTATCATCGCCTCTGAGCCACCTAATCAAATCGTTAATGAACTGGTCACTCTCCCTGATATTGAAAAACGGTTAGAAGCCTTTATTCGACTTGGTCATGGGGTAGTCATATTTCCTGGAGGAGCTGGCACAGCCGAAGAGCTTCTCTATTTACTGGGTATTTTGCTGGATCCCAAAAACAAGGATTATCCTGTTCCAGTCGTATTAACAGGCCCAACAGAGTCAGCCGATTACTTCAAAGAAATAGACGATTTTATCGGTAATACACTTGGCACCGAAGCTCAAAATAAATATCAAATCATTATTGATGATCCTAAAGCCGTTGCTCAACTTATGGCTACAAGTATGAGTGATGTTAAACAGTACCGTCGCTCCACAAACGACTCATATCACTTTGCTTGGGAGCTATACATCGATCCACAATTTCAGCAACCTTTTATACCTACCCATAAGAATGTCGGTGAGCTAACACTTGAGTTTGATATGGAAAAAGCAGAATTGGCCGCTAACTTAAGACGTGCTTTTTCAGCGGTAGTAGCGGGTAATGTTAAAGGTGAAACCATTCAGCTCATTAAGGAACATGGACCTTTTCATATTAATGGAGATAAAAAATTAATGGCGATGATGGACAAGCTACTTTCTGCATTTGTAGATCAACAAAGAATGAAACTACCGGGCAGTAAATACACACCTTGCTATCAGGTGAACAAATGA
- a CDS encoding sensor domain-containing diguanylate cyclase, whose protein sequence is MKDTAVKVATDELKQQLLDSKKELKAVLQDRDNKYNRLLSFISDLSIASKGQNFELDNKLAKLRRQLTKFEDIDTYQQEINDIERTLQTQHRQLSSFLDESRHGLTRVASQLQRVKSLPDENKRELIYFKNEMKKPFHTVWEYLPKIEQLISHYEKVLELQFQQDLEFELEDKHIALARELHTIIDDLEFKPEQRDKVSTIQAVLTDNVDFNELISAYHVILSLVVDNLLREKNSAQEFLSILNQTLSTVGDITNTVQVQSDKCHIIHQELNQAASNHITNVGVSLSITHDIDELKQQIRGQLGQLQAVLTQKQKIEQRDKQQLQHSIDSMRKELSQLTDEVSHYKDKLQEQQKLNLLDPLTQLPNRTALEEKLNIEYQKVKRQQTDLWVAVADVDHFKVINDNFGHSTGDKTLQVIAKGIKSALRDSEFVARYGGEEFVLLLPDVSNDNIKPLLSRVKDRIKSIPFKFKGQPITVTLSIGAAKVSAGEDVDSTFNRADAALYQAKDQGRDRVIIDF, encoded by the coding sequence ATGAAGGATACTGCAGTAAAAGTTGCAACAGACGAACTAAAACAACAACTTTTAGATAGCAAAAAGGAATTAAAAGCGGTACTTCAAGATAGAGACAATAAATACAACCGCCTGTTAAGTTTTATCTCTGATCTCAGCATCGCCAGTAAAGGCCAAAACTTTGAGCTCGATAATAAGCTTGCCAAATTGCGCCGACAATTAACCAAGTTTGAAGATATCGATACCTATCAGCAAGAAATCAACGATATTGAACGTACGTTACAAACTCAGCATCGTCAATTAAGCTCTTTTCTCGATGAAAGCCGACATGGTCTAACTCGAGTTGCCAGCCAACTGCAGCGAGTAAAATCCCTCCCTGATGAAAATAAACGAGAGCTGATTTATTTCAAAAATGAAATGAAAAAACCATTTCATACGGTTTGGGAATATTTACCAAAAATTGAGCAGCTTATTTCGCATTATGAAAAAGTCCTAGAGCTACAATTCCAACAAGATCTTGAATTCGAACTTGAAGATAAGCATATTGCGCTAGCTCGTGAGCTTCATACCATCATTGACGATTTAGAGTTTAAGCCAGAGCAGCGAGATAAGGTTTCTACCATACAAGCCGTTTTAACCGACAACGTTGACTTTAATGAATTAATATCAGCCTATCACGTTATTTTAAGTTTGGTGGTCGATAATTTATTGCGCGAGAAGAACTCTGCCCAAGAGTTTTTAAGTATCTTAAACCAAACCCTTTCAACGGTTGGTGACATTACCAATACGGTACAAGTCCAAAGTGATAAGTGCCATATTATCCATCAAGAGTTGAATCAGGCCGCGAGTAACCATATCACTAACGTTGGCGTCTCTCTCTCTATCACCCATGATATAGATGAGCTAAAACAGCAGATTCGAGGCCAATTAGGTCAGCTACAAGCAGTACTGACTCAAAAGCAGAAAATTGAACAAAGGGATAAGCAACAACTCCAACACTCAATAGACTCGATGCGTAAAGAGTTGAGCCAGTTAACAGATGAAGTTTCTCATTACAAAGATAAGCTGCAAGAGCAGCAAAAACTTAACTTGCTCGATCCTCTCACCCAGCTGCCAAACCGCACGGCACTCGAGGAAAAGCTAAACATTGAATACCAAAAGGTGAAACGCCAACAAACGGATCTATGGGTTGCTGTGGCTGATGTCGATCACTTCAAAGTCATTAACGATAACTTTGGACACAGTACTGGTGATAAAACCTTACAAGTGATCGCAAAAGGGATTAAAAGTGCGTTAAGAGACAGCGAATTCGTTGCGCGTTATGGCGGTGAAGAATTTGTTTTACTTTTACCAGATGTTAGCAATGACAATATCAAGCCACTATTATCAAGAGTAAAAGATAGAATTAAAAGTATCCCATTTAAATTTAAAGGCCAACCTATCACAGTCACACTTTCAATCGGAGCAGCCAAAGTCTCTGCAGGAGAAGATGTTGATAGCACGTTTAATCGTGCAGATGCGGCACTGTACCAAGCCAAAGATCAAGGTAGGGATAGAGTCATCATCGATTTCTGA
- a CDS encoding M61 family metallopeptidase: MNIGNKYWLPATLLFSAPVFSQVTYKIDLTQPEHHMAKVEVTFPKVNSDDLTVSLPVWRTGKYKVLPTGDGVRNFVAKDEGGKVLDWARTETGTWQVELDKPSKVTVSYNLYANELGTRTRHISSTHAYLDASAVFMYSPEFRNDELNVELKVPKKWKSYSGLESDGKNAFVAPNYDVLVDSPIETGVSHHRSFKADGRNYELVIWGEGNYNIDQIVTDLKKISGQAHRWWDNYPFKRYVYMVHATSGARGATEHLNSTIIQLPRFMFRERKDYLRFISTASHEFIHTWNVKAYRPAEIAKYDYQHPKLTELLWLAEGSTSYFQNQLLLTAGVMTPKEYFADLAKRIDSNIKKPGKQVQSVAESSANEWTSTGGDYAHNNSVNIYSEGYMASLALDMSMLNDTELKHSYRDVHRVLYRDYKLPKGYTNNDVKHIIKNLTGKSYESWWKSHISEPSTLDFTSLLANAGLKLKFGKDKVYSGMSLSSGSLKLARVSKGSPAWKAGIGAGDQIVAINGLKVTASGFNKRLEDFKAGDNIEVTAFKDDRLQSFKLKLSSKPEGKVQIKAVEKPTKAQKAFLKAWLGIDWPFDAKGQYLKK; encoded by the coding sequence GTGAACATTGGCAACAAATATTGGCTTCCCGCTACTCTACTGTTCTCTGCTCCGGTATTTTCTCAAGTTACTTATAAAATTGATTTAACTCAGCCTGAACACCATATGGCGAAAGTTGAGGTGACTTTTCCTAAAGTGAATTCTGATGACTTGACGGTCAGCCTTCCTGTTTGGAGAACAGGTAAGTACAAAGTACTACCTACTGGCGATGGTGTTCGTAATTTTGTCGCCAAGGATGAGGGAGGAAAGGTTTTAGATTGGGCTCGAACGGAAACGGGAACTTGGCAAGTTGAGCTAGATAAACCCTCTAAGGTTACTGTTAGCTACAACTTATATGCAAATGAATTAGGAACGCGTACTCGCCATATTAGCAGCACTCACGCTTATCTAGATGCCAGTGCGGTGTTTATGTATAGCCCTGAGTTCAGAAATGATGAATTAAACGTTGAGCTTAAAGTTCCTAAAAAGTGGAAAAGCTACTCAGGACTAGAGTCTGACGGTAAAAATGCCTTTGTTGCGCCAAATTATGATGTATTAGTTGATTCTCCGATTGAAACGGGGGTCAGTCATCACCGTAGCTTTAAAGCTGATGGCAGAAACTATGAATTGGTGATTTGGGGAGAAGGTAACTACAACATCGACCAGATTGTGACTGATCTTAAAAAGATCAGTGGACAAGCTCACCGCTGGTGGGATAACTACCCATTTAAGCGTTACGTTTATATGGTTCACGCAACCAGTGGGGCAAGAGGTGCAACTGAGCACTTAAACTCGACCATTATTCAATTGCCTCGCTTTATGTTTAGAGAGCGTAAAGACTACCTACGTTTTATCAGCACGGCATCTCATGAGTTTATTCATACATGGAACGTAAAAGCCTATCGTCCTGCTGAAATTGCAAAATACGATTACCAGCATCCAAAGTTAACAGAACTATTATGGTTAGCTGAAGGCTCAACCAGTTATTTTCAAAACCAACTTCTACTCACTGCTGGTGTTATGACACCAAAAGAGTATTTTGCTGATTTAGCGAAACGTATTGATAGTAACATCAAGAAACCGGGTAAGCAGGTTCAGTCTGTAGCCGAATCAAGTGCTAATGAATGGACCTCAACGGGTGGCGACTACGCTCATAACAACAGTGTGAATATTTACTCTGAAGGCTATATGGCATCTTTGGCGTTAGATATGTCGATGCTGAATGACACTGAGCTAAAACACAGCTACCGTGACGTTCACCGTGTACTGTATCGCGATTACAAATTGCCAAAAGGCTATACCAATAATGATGTGAAACACATTATTAAAAACCTGACGGGTAAGTCGTATGAGTCATGGTGGAAGTCGCATATCAGCGAGCCTTCGACTTTAGATTTTACATCGTTACTAGCCAATGCTGGCTTGAAGCTAAAATTTGGTAAAGATAAAGTTTATTCTGGTATGAGTTTGTCATCGGGCAGTTTGAAGCTAGCAAGAGTCTCTAAAGGCAGCCCAGCATGGAAAGCAGGCATTGGTGCTGGCGATCAAATCGTTGCGATTAATGGTTTGAAAGTGACGGCTTCAGGGTTTAACAAGCGCTTAGAAGATTTTAAAGCGGGTGACAATATTGAAGTTACTGCATTTAAAGATGACAGACTGCAAAGCTTTAAGCTTAAGTTGAGTTCTAAGCCTGAAGGTAAAGTACAAATCAAAGCCGTAGAAAAGCCAACCAAAGCGCAGAAGGCGTTTTTAAAAGCGTGGTTAGGCATTGATTGGCCGTTTGATGCTAAAGGGCAATATTTAAAAAAATAA
- a CDS encoding OsmC family protein translates to MTFKASIDWLRQESNQGEFSRDHKIEFGSGQIVDASSAPEYKGNMEMVNPEESLLAALSSCHMLTFLAIAHLKRLPVKSYQDNAQAILGKLETGKLAVTEMILEPEVTFVEGIEVNEETIQKMHDKAHANCFIANSINSKVTVRL, encoded by the coding sequence ATGACGTTTAAAGCATCAATCGACTGGCTACGACAAGAATCTAACCAAGGTGAATTCAGTCGAGATCATAAAATTGAATTTGGAAGTGGTCAGATTGTAGATGCCTCTTCCGCTCCTGAATACAAAGGTAATATGGAGATGGTTAACCCTGAAGAAAGTCTCCTCGCCGCGCTTTCTTCTTGTCATATGCTCACGTTTCTCGCCATTGCACATTTAAAGCGATTGCCTGTAAAAAGTTATCAAGACAATGCTCAAGCAATATTAGGAAAACTCGAAACAGGCAAGCTTGCAGTAACTGAGATGATATTAGAGCCAGAAGTAACCTTTGTAGAAGGCATTGAAGTCAACGAAGAAACCATACAAAAGATGCATGATAAAGCCCATGCAAACTGTTTTATCGCCAATAGCATAAACAGTAAAGTGACTGTACGCCTATAA
- the hpf gene encoding ribosome hibernation-promoting factor, HPF/YfiA family: MKINLSGHHVDVTDSVREHVNEKFSKISNHFPSLISLDMIISKEHGEFEVEIRTNYEGAAISTTGKDDVMYPAIAEAAKKLDAALKHRKGHLKADRHQKPNCTTPEIAHEYIQQMKLT, from the coding sequence ATGAAAATAAATCTATCCGGTCACCACGTTGATGTTACCGATTCGGTAAGAGAACACGTAAACGAAAAGTTTTCCAAAATTTCCAATCATTTTCCTAGTCTTATTTCACTTGATATGATCATTTCCAAAGAACATGGAGAGTTCGAAGTAGAAATTAGAACGAATTACGAAGGCGCAGCAATTTCTACTACTGGTAAAGATGACGTCATGTACCCAGCCATTGCAGAGGCGGCAAAAAAATTAGATGCCGCACTCAAACACAGAAAAGGTCACTTAAAAGCCGATAGGCACCAAAAACCAAACTGTACGACTCCTGAAATTGCCCACGAATACATTCAACAAATGAAACTAACATAG
- a CDS encoding chalcone isomerase family protein → MKIVKLVLPLALLAGAFQIQAKTIEGVNVPEQSVIADQSMMLKGAGVRSKFFFDLYVGSLYLPDGQSQYANAYKQGPVAIRLNIISDMITQEKMQDAIAEGFEDATDGKVAPIKAQIDKFMSLFDSGIKVGDQFTFVSNKGQDVVAYKNGKQLADIQNQAFTKALFDIWLGDKPAQRSLKKKMLGK, encoded by the coding sequence ATGAAAATCGTAAAACTTGTTCTCCCACTTGCTCTGTTAGCAGGAGCATTTCAGATTCAGGCTAAAACCATTGAAGGTGTGAATGTTCCTGAGCAATCAGTTATTGCCGATCAGAGCATGATGCTTAAGGGCGCTGGCGTTAGAAGCAAGTTCTTTTTTGATTTATATGTCGGTAGCCTCTACCTTCCTGACGGTCAGTCTCAGTATGCAAATGCATACAAGCAAGGCCCTGTTGCTATTCGCTTGAACATTATCTCAGACATGATCACCCAAGAAAAAATGCAAGATGCAATTGCAGAGGGGTTTGAGGACGCAACAGACGGTAAAGTAGCACCTATCAAAGCACAAATTGATAAGTTTATGTCGCTTTTTGATTCTGGTATTAAGGTCGGTGATCAATTTACTTTTGTTTCAAATAAAGGCCAAGACGTTGTTGCTTATAAAAACGGTAAACAACTGGCTGATATTCAAAACCAAGCATTTACAAAAGCGTTATTTGATATCTGGCTGGGCGATAAACCAGCTCAACGTAGCTTAAAAAAGAAAATGCTTGGCAAATAG